One Neovison vison isolate M4711 chromosome 2, ASM_NN_V1, whole genome shotgun sequence genomic window carries:
- the SAMD8 gene encoding sphingomyelin synthase-related protein 1 isoform X2 gives MPARSRHRPRLHSSSPPRAPPPPLEALHSGEARRARDSDGDSDADSEAVEEEMAVPNHLCIRRWTTKHVAVWLKDEGFFEYVDILCNKHRLDGITLLTLTEYDLRSPPLEIKILGDIKRLMLSVRKLQKIHIDVLEEMGYNSDSPMGSMTPFISALQSAEWLCNGEPSHDCDGPITDLNSDQYQYMNGKNKHSIRRLDPEYWKTILSCIYVFIVFGFTSFIMVIVHERVPDMQTYPPLPDIFLDSVPRIPWAFAMTEVCGMILCYIWLLVLLLHKHRSILLRRLCSLMGTVFLLRCFTMFVTSLSVPGQHLQCTGKIYGSVWEKLHRAFAIWSGFGMTLTGVHTCGDYMFSGHTVVLTMLNFFVTEYTPRSWNFLHTLSWVLNLFGIFFILAAHEHYSIDVFIAFYITTRLFLYYHTLANTRAYQQSRRARIWFPMFSFFECNVNGTVPNEYCWPFSKPAIMKRLIG, from the exons GCAGTGGAGGAGGAAATGGCTGTTCCTAATCACCTTTGCATTCGTCGCTGGACAACCAAGCATGTAGCTGTTTGGCTGAAGGATGAAGGCTTTTTTGAATATGTGGACATTTTATGTAATAAGCATCGACTTGATGGAATCACATTATTAACATTGACTGAATATGATCTCCGGTCTCCTCCTCTGGAGATCAAAATCTTAGGGGACATTAAAAGGTTAATGCTTTCAGTCCGAAAATTGCAGAAAATACATATTGATGTTTTAGAAGAAATGGGATACAACAGTGACAGTCCCATGGGTTCCATGACACCTTTCATTAGTGCTCTTCAAAGCGCAGAGTGGCTCTGTAATGGAGAGCCTTCACATGACTGTGATGGACCCATCACTGATTTGAATTCTGATCAGTACCAATACATGAATGGTAAAAACAAACATTCTATTCGAAGATTGGACCCAGAGTACTGGAAGACCATATTGAgttgtatatatgtttttatagtaTTTGGGTTTACATCTTTCATTATGGTTATAGTCCACGAGCGAGTGCCTGATATGCAGACCTACCCACCACTCCCAGATATCTTCTTAGACAG tGTTCCTAGAATCCCATGGGCCTTTGCCATGACAGAAGTATGTGGCATGATTTTGTGCTATATTTGGCTCCTGGTTCTTCTTCTTCACAAACACAG GTCAATACTTCTCCGAAGGCTCTGTAGTCTCATGGGCACGGTATTCTTGCTTCGCTGCTTTACCATGTTTGTGACCTCCCTCTCCGTGCCAGGACAGCACCTGCAGTGTACTGGAAAG ATATATGGCAGTGTATGGGAGAAACTACACCGGGCCTTTGCCATTTGGAGTGGCTTTGGTATGACCCTAACTGGTGTTCACACTTGTGGAGATTACATGTTCAGTGGCCACACAGTCGTCCTAACTATGCTGAATTTCTTTGTCACTGAAT ATACACCAAGAAGCTGGAATTTCTTACATACTTTATCCTGGGTTCTCAACCTCTTTGGAATCTTCTTCATTTTGGCTGCTCATGAACATTATTCCATTGATGTGTTTATTGCCTTTTATATCACGACAAGACTCTTTTTGTACTACCATACTCTAGCCAATACCAGAGCATATCAGCAGAGTAGGAGAGCGAGAATTTGgtttcccatgttttctttttttgaatgcAATGTGAATGGTACAGTACCTAATGAATATTGTTGGCCATTTTCAAAACCAGCAATAATGAAAAGATTGATTGGCTAA